Part of the Desulfurobacteriaceae bacterium genome is shown below.
GAAAGGGAACTTCGAAGCACAAGATGAAATAACCTTAGAAGTCCTCGATTCTGAGGCGTGTCCTAGATATGATGGATTTGTAGTGAAAGAGATAAAGAATACAATATCTCCTCTATGGCTTCAGGTAAGACTTTACCTTACGGGGTTAAGACCTATAAATGCTGTAGTTGATATTACTAACTATGTGATGTATGAACTTGGACAGCCCCTTCACGCTTTTGACCTTGATAAGATAGCTGGTAAGAAAGTTATTGTAAGAAGAGCTAAAAGTGGTGAGATCATAAAAACTCTTGATGGAGTAGAAAGAAAATTAACAGAAAATGACCTTGTAATAGCAGATGCTGAAAAACCTATTGCTATTGCTGGAGTAATGGGAGGAGAAGACTCGGGAACTGTTATTACCACCGAAAACGTGTTTATTGAATCTGCCCATTTTGAACCAATGACGATAAGGAAAACTTCTAAAAGATTGGGACTTTCTACAGATGCTTCCTATAGATTTGAAAGAGGAGCAGATATTGAAGCTACAGAGTTTGCAGCAAAAAGAGCATTAGCCTTAATTCAACACTTGTGTGGCGGAAAAGTTGGAAAAGGAAAAGTTTCATTTTACCCTAAACCTTATACTCCAAAAGTTATTGTCTTTAATCCGCTTAAGGCCAAGAAAATCCTTGGAGTAGACATTCCACCAAGGAAATCATTTGAGATTTTAAGCAACTTAGGGTTTACGGTAAAGAAGGAACAGGACTATATAGTTGTAAAAGTTCCTTCTTGGAGAAAGTATGACGTATCAAGAGAAATAGATCTTATAGAGGAAGTTGTAAGAATCTATGGAATGAAAAACGTAGAAGGAACTTATCCTCTAATGCATTCAAATGTAGAAAGGAACTATGATTACAACAGAATTTCCAAAATTAAAGAGTTTCTCTGTAGTTTAGGACTTAATGAAGCAATTAACTATAGTTTTATCAGCGAAAAGTTATACAATACCTTCGGTTTATCTATTGATAAACTTATAAAGATTTCAAATCCACTCTCTGAAGAGTGGGTTTATATGAGAAATAATATCTTTCCAAGTCTAGTTCAAAATGCTGTTCTTAATATAAATAGAAACTTAAATAGCGTTTTCCTTTTTGAGACAGCAAAAGTTTTTGAAGAGGTAGGAAAAGAACCTCTTCATCTTGGAATCCTTCTTACTGGTAAGGTAAAAGAAGAACTTTTCAAAGAAAGAAAGGTTGACTTCTATGACTTAAAGGGTATTGTAGAAAGCCTTTTAGAGTACTTAAATCTTGAAGGAGAATTTGAAGCAACATCTATCCTTCCTTTCCTTCACCCAGGACAGGGAGCTACTATACTAGTAGATGGAAAAGAAGTAGGATTTTTAGGAAGGTTACATCCGGACATCGTAGAAAAACTGAACATAAAACAAGATATCTTTATAGCAGAAATTCTTCTAGATGAACTTCTAGAGATTTCTAAGGAAAAAACAATCAGGTTTAACAAAATACCTAAGTTTCCTCCTGTAACAAGGGATATTGCTGTTCTTGTGGATTTAAAGGAGACTGTTGCTAAGTTGGAAAAAGTTATAAAAGAGTCCGCGAAGTATCTTGAAAACATAAAACTCTTTGATGTTTATACAGGGGAAGGTATTCCTGAAGGTAAAAAAAGTGTTGCTTTCTCCTTAACCTTTAGATCTCCAGAAAAGACCTTGTCAGACGAGGAGATAAATAAGATATTGAATGATATAATAAAGTCGCTTGAGAAAATTGGAGCTACACTAAGGGCATAAGAGGAAGATTGTGAGTTTACCTGAAACCGTGGAAGTTGTTATTTGCGGAAGGAAATTTAACATAAAGACGGATAAAGATCCTGCTTACGTTAAACAGTTGGCAGGACGGCTTGAATCGATAATAGAAAAGGTAAGAGCTGGCAATAGTAAGATTACTTTCGATAAGGCCTTAATCATTGCTTGCTTTTACATACTAGATGAAAATGAAGCTCTTAAGAAGCAGATAAGAGATTTAGGAGAAGAAATAAAGCGCCTTGAAGAAGGTGCTAAGCTTTTAATAAATACTAAAAAGATTGCTCCTTGATCTTCCCTTATGCCCCTTTCTTTCTATAAGGGGTAAATGGTGTGTTTACAAAAGCCAAGTTAAGAGAAGAGATAAAGAAAAAACGTCTTTTTCTAAAAGAAGATGAGGTAGAAAGTAAGAGTAAAGAGATAATAGAGAAATTAAAAGGTATTCTCCCTGAAAATGCTAATTCTTTTATGTTCTATTATCCCTTCAAGAAAGAAGTTAACCTTTTACCTCTAGCAGAGGAATTTCTTCTTAAAGGAAAAGAAGTTATCTTCCCTAAGGTTATCAATAGGAATATAGTTCCTATAAGGGTTTTTTCATTGGAGGAGTTTGAGAAAGGTTTCCTATCTATTCCCGAACCTCCATTTAATCCTGAAAGGATTTTAAAAGAAATAGATGTTGTATTTGTTCCCGGAATAGTCTTTGACTTTCAATGTTTTAGAATAGGCTATGGTGGAGGATTTTACGATCGCTTCCTTGCCAATTTTAAAGTGAAAACTAAAATTGGTATCTGTTTTGATTTTCAAATTGTTGAAAAGATACCTCGGGAACATTTCGATGTCCCTATGGATCTAGTCGTTTCAGAAAAAAGGGTAGTAAGGAGGAGTCAATGGAGTTAATACTTGTAGCAATACTGGCAATTTTCACAGGTTTAACGGTTGGATACATAGTTGGAACTAAAAAGAGCCATATTGAGGGAGAGAAGTTAGAAAAGAAGATAAAGGAGGAGGCAAAGGAAGAAGCTTTAAAGATTATTGAAAAGGCAAAAGAAGAAGCTTCTGAAATAAAAGAAAAGGCAGAAAATCTTTTAAGAGAAGCTAAAGAAAAATTTGAAGAGATGAAAAAAGAAGCTTTCTTTAAGGCAAAGGAAGAAATACTTAAAGAAAAGGAAAAGCTTGAAGAAGAATTAAGAGAGAAAAGAAGGGAACTGTCCGAACTTGAAAAGAGATTACTGAGGCGTGAAGAATACCTTGATAAGAGAGAAGCAACCTTAGATAAAAGAGAATCAAATCTTGATAAAAGGGCAGATTTTCTTGACAAGTTAGAAAAAGAGCTAGAAGAGAAAAGGGCGGAAGTTGAGAAGTTAGAAGCAGAACTTCTTGAAAAGGATATGAAGGTAAGTCAGCTCTTAGAGGAAGAGCTTAAAAAACTTGAAGAGATTTCAGGGATGACAAGAGAAGAAGCTCAAGAGGAGCTCATAAAGAGAGTAGAAGAAGAAGTGAGGAAAGACTTAGCCCTTCGCTATAAGAAGATAGAAGAAGAATTTGAGAGAGATGTAGAGAAAAAGGCAAAGAAGATACTTGCTACAACCATTCAAAGGCTTGCCACAGAACAGGTAGCAGAAACAACAGTTGCTGTTGTAGACCTTCCTAACAACGAAATGAAAGGAAGAATTATCGGAAGGGAGGGAAGAAACATTAGATCATTTGAGCTTGCAACAGGAGTAGACCTAATAATTGATGACACTCCTGAAGCTGTTACCATTTCCTCATTTGACCCGATAAGAAGGGAAGTAGCAAGAATTGCGCTAGAGCGTCTTGTAGCTGATGGAAGAATACACCCTGCAAGAATAGAAGAAGTAGTAGAAAAGGTTAGACAAGAAATTGACCAGGAAATCCTTAATGCTGCAGAGGAGGTTCTCTTTGAACTTGGTATAGATGACGTTCACCCTGAGCTCAAAAAACTACTTGGAAAGCTTAAATTTAGAACAAGCTATGGCCAAAACGTTCTACAACACGTGAAAGAGGTAGCTTATTTAGCCGGTATGATGGCTGCAGAAATTG
Proteins encoded:
- the rny gene encoding ribonuclease Y, coding for MELILVAILAIFTGLTVGYIVGTKKSHIEGEKLEKKIKEEAKEEALKIIEKAKEEASEIKEKAENLLREAKEKFEEMKKEAFFKAKEEILKEKEKLEEELREKRRELSELEKRLLRREEYLDKREATLDKRESNLDKRADFLDKLEKELEEKRAEVEKLEAELLEKDMKVSQLLEEELKKLEEISGMTREEAQEELIKRVEEEVRKDLALRYKKIEEEFERDVEKKAKKILATTIQRLATEQVAETTVAVVDLPNNEMKGRIIGREGRNIRSFELATGVDLIIDDTPEAVTISSFDPIRREVARIALERLVADGRIHPARIEEVVEKVRQEIDQEILNAAEEVLFELGIDDVHPELKKLLGKLKFRTSYGQNVLQHVKEVAYLAGMMAAEIGADVQLAKRAGLFHDIGKAVTHEVEGSHALIGADILKKYGEPEAVVNAAAAHHGEVEFTTIESILAAVGDALSAARPGARRESLEAYIKRIEKLESIAESFPGVMRAFAIQAGREVRIMVEPDRITDEEAAFLAHQISKKIEEEVQYPGQIKVTVIRETRAIDYAK
- a CDS encoding cell division protein ZapA, producing MSLPETVEVVICGRKFNIKTDKDPAYVKQLAGRLESIIEKVRAGNSKITFDKALIIACFYILDENEALKKQIRDLGEEIKRLEEGAKLLINTKKIAP
- a CDS encoding 5-formyltetrahydrofolate cyclo-ligase translates to MFTKAKLREEIKKKRLFLKEDEVESKSKEIIEKLKGILPENANSFMFYYPFKKEVNLLPLAEEFLLKGKEVIFPKVINRNIVPIRVFSLEEFEKGFLSIPEPPFNPERILKEIDVVFVPGIVFDFQCFRIGYGGGFYDRFLANFKVKTKIGICFDFQIVEKIPREHFDVPMDLVVSEKRVVRRSQWS
- the pheT gene encoding phenylalanine--tRNA ligase subunit beta; the encoded protein is MRITYNWLKEFIDIDDISPQEVADILTDVGIEVDSVRYAADNLEKVVTGKILKVEKHPNADRLKVCQVDIGNEVLQIVTGADNIFEGAVVPVALHSSKLPIGIRIKRSKLRGIVSNGMMCSEEELGLTDSSSGIMILPNDVEVGKDIKEVLGLDDWIIEYEITTNRPDALSILGIARELKAVLNRPIKIPKVDFEKGNFEAQDEITLEVLDSEACPRYDGFVVKEIKNTISPLWLQVRLYLTGLRPINAVVDITNYVMYELGQPLHAFDLDKIAGKKVIVRRAKSGEIIKTLDGVERKLTENDLVIADAEKPIAIAGVMGGEDSGTVITTENVFIESAHFEPMTIRKTSKRLGLSTDASYRFERGADIEATEFAAKRALALIQHLCGGKVGKGKVSFYPKPYTPKVIVFNPLKAKKILGVDIPPRKSFEILSNLGFTVKKEQDYIVVKVPSWRKYDVSREIDLIEEVVRIYGMKNVEGTYPLMHSNVERNYDYNRISKIKEFLCSLGLNEAINYSFISEKLYNTFGLSIDKLIKISNPLSEEWVYMRNNIFPSLVQNAVLNINRNLNSVFLFETAKVFEEVGKEPLHLGILLTGKVKEELFKERKVDFYDLKGIVESLLEYLNLEGEFEATSILPFLHPGQGATILVDGKEVGFLGRLHPDIVEKLNIKQDIFIAEILLDELLEISKEKTIRFNKIPKFPPVTRDIAVLVDLKETVAKLEKVIKESAKYLENIKLFDVYTGEGIPEGKKSVAFSLTFRSPEKTLSDEEINKILNDIIKSLEKIGATLRA